tacctaACTGAAAACtactaatgaaatatatattcaatttataccaGACGAtgcagggaaggtatatgatattattatatgtatgtatctactccaatcgaagaagaataaagataaacaaaacttcgATTTATCATGCCACGCGCTTTGCTAATAGATCAAATATATTGttcactactaacagttctggactaatatatctttatttatatacaacactattccactaaactacttattttacatccaaagttccaataacagattcgtcgacgtttaaaacgccatttttgcgcaaatccataatgaatccataatgatatcgcgtcaaattcgatgtcaaatgtttatttagtttttgtccTGTTGTGGTTCCAACAGACTATTTAGACTATTAACATAACAAACATGAATATCTAAATTCTTTGCTCAAGCtatgtttatacatatgtatatacatagcaAGTACAATTTTAAACTATCCCATCCAAAAGGTTTTATTATCGAAGTAAAGTTCTGTAATTATAACCTACTATTAAGGGATCAATCATattcctatttaatattatactactacgatattcgtttctataagaTACAACAGTTATTTAATTggcctataaataaatttaacgcacatgtcaaaaaaaaacattgataaaaaagGCATGactcaatacaaaaataagcgTGGTCTTagcatttaataatttctaggcaaggtatataaaatttaattttactctaCTGACACACTTTCtcattaaaatggtggaaaaaggGAACTACTTTTCGAACTTTTTTCTTgatcgctttaaatttaattcaacactgaaacatggcgattcaaaagtgcttttatgagcctacttgaataaaaattattttgatttgatgattCAGTGTCGAGAACTAAAGATAAACTTATaaacatccttcctggggctGAGTAATCGATtccataaaaatactttacatcTGCCTATAGCTAAGGTTATAacttttgtttgaaaaaaaaaaagtatataacacGAAGGATATGCATCATGGGATATCATGGGATGATTCATGAATATAGTTGTTTAATAtgcttattacataaaaattgtttttaattgaaaaaagtaactactgagtttgtttAATGTTCTTCTCcagtagaatcaacattccgaaccgttggaGCTCACtttaataaagcatattttcattttgagtcataaaataaaatgtgtaatatttttttacctttttacgagacaaacatttatttttatgtttgattgTGCTTAACAAACTCAATTAGTGCTATTTTATAACGCAAACAAAAGTATAAGgagaaaaaacattattaaaacaagaaGTATGCAGATAATTGAGAATTCTGTAGGAAAAGAAAATTCTGCTCCTATATCAAGCGCCCTAGGCCATTACCTTATTTGCCTGTACAGCCAACTTGACTTCAAACATCCAAACAacgaaagtaataataaaaaaaaagatttcgtCAGTTGTTAACAGTGAAAACacgataatattcaaaaaatcacAATTAATTCAAGAAATAGTACAATCAAACTACATTCCGTTTAAAAACGTACGTATGTCGTCTCCTTTTAAGGTTACATACTGGTCTAATGCGTGTTATTGGATACTCATGTGACTGACTTTCATACTACACATTATAAACACCAAAAGTCATtcttgtctggatttgaacccgcaatcattagTTAAAATTAACGTATTCTAACCACTACGCCATCTCATCGAATTCTAAATAAGTTTTACTCcagtatttgtataatattaacattattaatcttaacaatgttatacacataatattattaatatgttaaaatttgttgtcaaataagtcctaaaaatacttacatatataattatataataagcttTATAATCGCGGTGAAAAAAGAGATGAGTGAACTACGTACGCGCGTGAGAAGTTCTATTTCTTCggtataatgaaaattatatattcatattattagtgCACATtagaacttattaataaaattattattattattatgataaatgaaaataatttttcacaagttaaatttgtaataaaataaacattttaaaataagataaggtgTAAAGTTGTCTGTTTTGACGAATTGACACATAATTGGTAGTTTAGCCAGCAACTTCAAATTGGAATTTTCACCCTGTGATGATTAGAGtgaatttttatattgcatGGGGCATTATAAAAATtcacttacatatttttttataatgcaccaaaaaaagtataaattgaaaagaataataactgtatttttgtatttggttaaatatataacaacattcaattatataccaatttatttattaagagtaCATAATGACAgttcaatacatattatttgtttagagtgacaaaataaaagcaatatttatatataagaaaacttaatttatttacatcttaACATATTACAGTTTcctactgtaaaaatataatttattgtgtctATTTATGACGATGACCtgcaacaaagaaaaaaaaatcaaattaatatctattaatcattgaatagttgtttttttaatccgttactgaataaaaattataagccTTATGCCactaagttatataaaatggaTAATTAATTGTACTGTAGTGTATCTGATAGAATTGCAATATTATTACAGTCAAGATAAATAACATCACAGTTCCAATGGTTATTTTCGGTGTGAATATCTATGGCCACATAAATAAATTGGTTAATTTGATTGTCTAaccttttataaattacaattaggCTCCTGCACCATTTGTATTGAgactattacaaaattatattaattattttgaaaggaatcatatttactattttgtgtatatttttacatacaaaacatatttttatttatgaacccCTAGCAAATCCTGACAGACTTGTtcctgtatatattatactaagccATTGGTCCTGAGCCTGAACTTTTTCCACTCATGTCTGATTAGACATCGGGATTGGTTTATGAGAATGAGAGAATATGGTGAACCTGTGTTTGTTAGTGTTTGTAGGTTGCACTAATGAACGTTACATAGCTATTGAGaacttatttatgtttataagttcatttaaaaatcttacCATTCATTTTGAGCTATTCGCACTGATATAGTGATAGAGGATAACCAATAAAAAGATGGAAACTCCTAGAATGTTCGAGAAAACTGCCAACTGAATGTCTGTAATCATTGTGATCTATTTTTCTTCTAACAATTCTGCGTGATGATCTTGAGGCGAAATAACCTGAAACAGTGACGGATTTGTTTTGAGATACGACCGGCAAGTATCAATAACTAATTTTCAGTTTACAAAGAAATTGCTGAAacgcaaatataaaattaaaataactacatacgtcaagtatataaatttcataaattaatgcAACTAGCATTACgatattacttaattaaaagaaataacagAGCCTTACCTCGAAATTTATCAACAATTACACGTCACACAATAAAATGACAGTTTGCTGTTTGGTGTCTCCCGGTACGCATAGTCAACAGATTACAAAGTAGGcacaatattgataaaaaatatttggtaaaaaatatgggGTATTCGGAAATTAAGCCTAGAATACTCACCATCAACAGATGTAAACACTTATGGAAAcaataattcgttttatttatatgatcatatactattaaattaattattttgtgtaattgtCAGGGAATAGGGAAAATACCAAAACGCCACTAGCCACTAGAATGTCAAATGTCGTTGTCAACAATTCAAAACGTCAAAATTTAACGTTAAAGTTTCATTTGCAATCGTTTATTGTGatgaattcgatgaaattctGGCGAAGTATACCGCATAAACAAACCggttaagtaatattaatattgaaaaaatattcccattgtatgtttgttataagtaaaatataaatacaatgtatttatcCTCTATTAGTTCACGATTATTACTTTATGATACGATCAGttgggatttaaaaaaaatttatggaTGTTATGATGGTGTTATGAGAGATATTTCATGGAGCGATGatagtaaatacatattacagGTAACCGAGTGTTTTAACTTAAAGTAAATCATTGTCAacacgaaataatataatatttatcta
The window above is part of the Vanessa tameamea isolate UH-Manoa-2023 chromosome 18, ilVanTame1 primary haplotype, whole genome shotgun sequence genome. Proteins encoded here:
- the LOC113400990 gene encoding dolichyl-diphosphooligosaccharide--protein glycosyltransferase subunit 4, whose protein sequence is MITDIQLAVFSNILGVSIFLLVILYHYISANSSK